From Sulfurovum xiamenensis, a single genomic window includes:
- a CDS encoding slipin family protein — MLPILPMTTVYIVMILIIFLAAAIRILREYERGVIFTLGRFTGVKGPGLIILIPFIQRMERVDLRIIVLDVPEQDVISHDNVSVNVNAVVYFRVVDPEKAIIQVENFYAATSQLAQTTLRSVLGRHELDEMLAEREQLNYDIQEILDKQTDTWGIKISNVEIKHVDLNESMVRAIAKQAEAERERRAKVINAKGELEASKNLVEAAKILSDNPHGIQLRYLQTLSDISNDKTNTVVFPFPSDFQQFMKGIVKE; from the coding sequence ATGTTACCTATATTACCAATGACGACTGTCTATATCGTGATGATATTGATCATTTTTTTGGCTGCTGCCATTCGGATTTTACGTGAGTATGAGCGTGGAGTGATTTTTACGCTTGGACGCTTTACCGGTGTGAAAGGCCCTGGTCTGATCATATTGATACCGTTTATACAGAGAATGGAACGGGTGGATCTGCGTATCATTGTTTTGGATGTACCAGAGCAGGATGTCATTTCACATGATAATGTTTCTGTGAATGTCAATGCCGTAGTCTACTTTCGAGTAGTTGATCCTGAAAAAGCGATCATACAGGTAGAGAATTTTTATGCTGCAACCAGTCAGCTTGCCCAGACGACTCTGCGTTCTGTCCTGGGTCGACATGAACTTGATGAGATGCTTGCAGAACGGGAACAGTTGAACTACGATATACAAGAGATACTTGATAAACAGACCGACACCTGGGGTATCAAGATTTCCAATGTTGAGATAAAGCATGTAGACCTTAATGAAAGTATGGTTCGTGCCATTGCCAAACAGGCTGAAGCAGAACGGGAACGTCGTGCGAAAGTGATCAATGCCAAAGGAGAACTTGAAGCAAGTAAAAACCTTGTTGAAGCGGCTAAAATTCTTAGTGACAATCCTCATGGTATACAGTTGCGCTATCTGCAGACTTTGAGTGATATATCCAATGACAAGACCAATACAGTGGTCTTTCCTTTCCCATCTGATTTTCAGCAGTTTATGAAGGGGATCGTAAAAGAGTAA
- a CDS encoding NfeD family protein, translated as MKRLFFLLLIIFFPIIASTSTVIKLEIKGAVGPASSNYLKEGMAAAVQDNAQMILIELDTPGGLSTSMREMIQEITNSTLPVITYVSPKGARAASAGTYLLYASHVAAMAPGTNLGAATPISLMPVPKMTDANTSAPSSLEKKVINDAMAYIKSLAELNDRNITWAMEAVKEAKSISAKDALRYHVIDMMAENSIELLNKLDGTRLRVSGKEVILSTKNALIHPFEPDWKTQLLMIITDPNIAYMLLLIAIYGIFFELVNPGAIFPGVIGVISGVISLYALNMLPFNYAGLLLILLGIAFMVAEVLIVGFGILGIGGVAAFAFGSLLLFDTDTLGSGVSIPLIIAFTLVSLAFFIFLIRFLIKSRSVKIVTGVDEMIGSTAEVLDSSEKGYRVRCHGEVWYAESDSDLDIGQKVRVESLSGLVLHVNPIKE; from the coding sequence ATGAAGCGCTTATTTTTTTTACTACTTATCATATTTTTTCCGATTATCGCCAGCACTTCTACGGTCATAAAATTAGAGATAAAGGGTGCAGTAGGGCCTGCAAGCAGTAACTATCTTAAAGAAGGTATGGCAGCTGCAGTGCAAGACAATGCCCAGATGATCTTGATAGAACTTGATACACCTGGAGGCCTTTCTACTTCTATGAGGGAAATGATACAGGAGATCACGAACAGTACCTTGCCAGTGATCACCTATGTCTCTCCCAAAGGTGCACGGGCTGCAAGTGCGGGAACCTATCTTCTCTATGCATCTCATGTTGCAGCCATGGCACCCGGAACCAACCTTGGTGCAGCAACACCGATCAGTTTGATGCCTGTACCAAAAATGACCGATGCAAATACCAGTGCACCTTCATCACTTGAGAAAAAGGTCATCAATGATGCTATGGCCTACATCAAAAGTCTGGCTGAACTTAATGATCGCAATATCACATGGGCAATGGAGGCGGTTAAAGAGGCTAAAAGTATCTCTGCCAAAGATGCACTTCGCTATCATGTGATCGATATGATGGCTGAGAATAGTATAGAACTCTTGAACAAACTGGATGGAACACGCCTTAGAGTCTCTGGAAAAGAGGTCATACTCAGTACAAAAAATGCTCTGATACATCCCTTTGAACCTGACTGGAAAACACAACTTTTAATGATCATCACCGACCCCAATATCGCCTATATGCTTTTACTCATAGCCATATACGGGATCTTTTTTGAATTGGTCAATCCAGGTGCCATATTCCCCGGCGTGATAGGTGTCATATCGGGTGTGATCTCTTTGTATGCACTGAATATGCTTCCTTTTAATTATGCGGGATTACTGCTGATACTATTGGGTATAGCTTTTATGGTTGCAGAAGTGTTGATCGTAGGGTTTGGTATATTGGGGATCGGCGGAGTGGCTGCTTTTGCCTTTGGTTCACTGCTTCTTTTTGATACCGATACACTGGGAAGCGGGGTCTCCATTCCACTTATTATTGCCTTTACCTTGGTAAGTCTGGCTTTTTTCATCTTTTTGATACGTTTTCTTATTAAATCAAGGTCTGTCAAAATAGTCACCGGCGTAGATGAGATGATAGGTTCCACTGCTGAAGTCCTTGACTCATCTGAAAAAGGATATCGTGTGCGCTGCCATGGTGAAGTATGGTATGCTGAATCTGACAGTGACCTGGATATCGGTCAAAAAGTGCGTGTGGAGAGTCTATCAGGATTAGTTCTCCACGTCAATCCAATAAAGGAGTAA
- a CDS encoding alpha/beta hydrolase, whose product MCFLLFVFQRQIIYLPSTEVSVPDVAYTLLDTGEVRIKVWTLNPGKEKALIYFGGNAENVAYNIDDFRSIFADRTVYLVNYRGYGGSSGSPYEGGLYSDALAVYDHFIKLHSTISTMGRSIGGAVATYLASKRNIDKLILVTPFDSAVNVGKKIYGFFPIDLIIKERLDSVGRAADITTDTLIIAAGNDRVIPYENTQNFIHSFNKTEVETVTLSNVGHNTVHLHPDYKETIASFMR is encoded by the coding sequence ATGTGTTTTTTACTTTTTGTCTTTCAGCGCCAGATAATTTACTTGCCGAGCACTGAGGTAAGTGTTCCGGATGTAGCATATACTCTACTAGATACAGGTGAAGTGCGTATCAAGGTATGGACACTTAACCCAGGTAAGGAGAAAGCGCTTATCTACTTTGGAGGCAATGCTGAGAACGTTGCATATAACATTGATGATTTTCGAAGCATTTTTGCCGACCGTACAGTTTACCTCGTCAACTACCGTGGTTATGGAGGGAGTAGTGGATCCCCATATGAAGGGGGTCTCTACAGTGATGCATTAGCCGTTTACGATCATTTTATTAAACTCCATAGTACAATTTCGACTATGGGTAGAAGTATCGGAGGGGCTGTAGCAACATACTTGGCTTCCAAACGCAATATAGATAAGCTGATCCTTGTGACACCTTTTGATAGTGCAGTCAATGTAGGTAAAAAAATTTATGGATTTTTCCCTATTGATCTCATCATCAAAGAACGTTTGGATTCGGTCGGAAGAGCTGCTGATATCACCACAGATACACTGATCATAGCAGCGGGAAATGATAGGGTTATCCCTTATGAGAATACCCAGAATTTTATCCACTCTTTTAATAAAACAGAGGTTGAAACTGTGACACTCAGCAATGTAGGGCATAATACTGTACACCTACACCCTGATTATAAAGAGACCATTGCATCGTTCATGAGATAG